One window of Trichomycterus rosablanca isolate fTriRos1 chromosome 2, fTriRos1.hap1, whole genome shotgun sequence genomic DNA carries:
- the mturn gene encoding maturin, whose product MDFKQLVDAAEKWCAGNPFELIFAEELDERRMDFYAEPGISFYILCPEMTGGTDTFHVWSESEDCLPFLQLAQDYISSCGNKTLLEVLDKVFRSFRPLLGLPDIDDDTYEQYHGDVEEEAETDHQQMGVSQ is encoded by the exons ATGGACTTCAAGCAGCTAGTGGACGCGGCTGAAAAATGGTGCGCTGGCAACCCCTTTGAATTGATCTTCGCCGAGGAGCTAGATGAACGCCGAATGGACTTTTACGCAGAACCAGGGATCTCGTTTTATATTCTCTGCCCTGAAATGACTGGAGGTACCGACACTTTT CATGTTTGGAGTGAAAGTGAGGACTGTCTGCCCTTCCTGCAGCTGGCCCAGGACTACATCTCCTCATGTGGAAACAAAACTCTTTTGGAGGTTCTTGACAAAGTCTTTAGATCCTTCAGACCT CTCCTGGGTCTTCCAGACATTGATGACGACACATATGAGCAGTACCATGGAGATGTGGAAGAGGAAGCAGAGACAGACCATCAGCAAATGGGTGTTAGCCAGTAA